In uncultured Desulfuromonas sp., the genomic stretch TCCCGGCTTATCAAAAGCATTACTCAGCACAACATTGGCGGTCTTGCGACCAACTCCGGGTAACTGAATCAGATCTTCCAATTGATCCGGGACCTGACCGGAAAATTTCTGACATAACAATTGAGCAGCGGCCACGATATGTTTTGCTTTAACCCGATAACACCCAATACTGCGGATAATCTCTTCCACTTCCTGAATGTCGGCTTGAGCATACGCGTGAACATCACGATAACGTTCAAACAGTTTTTGGGTCACTAAATTGACACGGATATCGGTTGTCTGAGCGGAAAGTAGCGTTGCAATTACCAGTTCCAGGGGATTGGAGAAGTTCAGTGAACACTGGGCTTCGGGATAATGTTGATCCAGAACGGTGATGATGGCGTTAAACCAATTTTTCTTTTCTTGTTTTGTCACAAATTTGCCTTTGTCTATTTTTTCCACATTATCAACAATGTTATCCACAGGCTGATTATCCACTAAAAACCCCAGCTGGTGCGGCTTTGGATAATTTTTTATTTTTCAAGGCAATGCGATTATCCACGATCATAACATCGATAATCAAGGGCAAATGACGACTGCCACTGCGTGCTTTCTCGCTGCGATCAATAAAACTATTTT encodes the following:
- the nth gene encoding endonuclease III codes for the protein MDNIVDNVEKIDKGKFVTKQEKKNWFNAIITVLDQHYPEAQCSLNFSNPLELVIATLLSAQTTDIRVNLVTQKLFERYRDVHAYAQADIQEVEEIIRSIGCYRVKAKHIVAAAQLLCQKFSGQVPDQLEDLIQLPGVGRKTANVVLSNAFDKPGFPVDTHVKRVARRLGWTRQSDPVKIETELCRYIEPPLWGHTSHLLIYHGREICKARSPQCERCPVEDQCKKVF